Within the Marinobacter qingdaonensis genome, the region TTTCCCGCTGCTCGTCGTTGAGCTTCAGGCGCTCGGCCATGTCGGCCCGGTGCTCGGCCCGCTTCTGCTGACGTGCTTCACGGTCAAATGGGCCGGTGCCGGCCCGGAAGTGCGCGCACATTTCTTCCATGGAGGCCTTGCCGTGATGTCCCCGGTGATGGTCATCGCCATGATGTTCATGATGATAGCCTTCACCTTGGTGACCTCGGTGATGGTTTTCCCCATGGTGGTCGGCGTGTGCCAGTGCACTGGATGACAGCAGGGCGGCGCCCATTAGGCCGGCGATGATCAGGGATGGTTTGCGTGGATTCATGATGTGTCCTCGTGTGGTGTGCCGCATGTGCGGCCATGGCTTGAACGTGGTGCCATGGTAGCCCCGGAGCGTGTCAACGAGCGTCAATGGGTCGTAAAGGTTCTGTAAAGGTCGATCCCGTAAATCAGCGGCCGAGCCTCGCATGTTAGACTCCATCCCAAGTATAGACGGAGGCGAAAGATGCAGAATCGGGTATTGCTCGTCGAAGACGACGACGAACTGCGGGAGCTGCTCTCCCGGTACCTGACCAACCAGGGCTTTACCGTGCGCGAGGCGGCGACCGGCCGGGACGGTTTGGCCCTGGCCCTGGGCCAGGACTGCGATGTGGTGGTTCTGGACATCATGCTGCCGGACATCAGCGGTCTGGAGGTGCTGCGGGAACTGCGCGCCGAGACCCACCTGCCAGTGGCCCTGCTTACCGCCCGGGGCGACGAGACCGACCGCATCGTCGGATTCGAAGTGGGCGCCGACGATTACATCCCCAAACCCTGCAACCCGCGGGAGCTGGTGGCCCGGCTCCAGGCCCTGTTGCGGCGTATTGCCTGGGACCAGAAAACCGAGGTCAGCGCCACCCGGCGCTACGGCGACCTGCGGGTCGAGCCGGGCCAGCGACGCATCTTTCAGGATGACGCCCCGCTGGATCTCACCGCAACCGAGTACGAGGTGCTGCAGGTGCTGCTGGCTCATGCCGGCAGCGTGGTCCGCAAGACCGACCTGATGCAGTGGGCCCTGGGTCGGCGGCTGGAGGCACACGACCGCACCCTGGACATGCACATCAGCAACCTGCGCCGCAAACTCGGCAATGACGAACCGCCCCGGATCGAGACGGTTCGTGGCCTGGGCTACAGCTATCGGGTGCCGGTGTGACGCGGCGCTTCATGTTCCCCCTGTTCTGGCGGATTTTCCTGGCCATCTGGCTGGCCATGGCGATCACCCTGGTGATCAGCAACCTCGCCACCCGGACCTTGCTGGACCGGGAACGTCAGGCCATCGAGCGCCAGGTGGGCCTGCAGGACCTGGCCCAGGAAGCCATCCGCATCCGCCAGCAGCAGGGGCGGGCCGACGCCTGGCGCTTCCTGCAGGGCGAGGGCAAGCGCCTGGAATTGCACCTGATCCTGATCGAACAGGAGGACAACGCCCGGCGCCTGCCCAAGGCCGTGCGCGAGCGCTTGAAATCCGACTGGTACCCCCAGAAGCCGGCGGTGATCCGGTTGGCCGATGGCTACCGGCTGATTGCCTGGCCCCGCATGCACGGCGAGGGCTGGCTGGATCCGAAGTTCTTCCGCGTCATCGAATTCGGACTCGCGTTCGTGTTGATTTCCCTGGCCTGCTGGCTGATCGCCCGGTTCGTTTCCCGGCCGCTGCGGCACATGGAAAGCACCGCGCAACAGATTGCCGCGGGTGAGACCAAGCTGCGGGTGAGCGAACGCATCGCCACTCGACGGGACGAGGTGGGGCAACTGGCTACCGCGTTCAACGCCATGACCGAGCAGCTCTGCACCCTGCTGGAGCGCCAGAAACACCTGCTGCGGGACATCTCCCACGACCTGCGTACCCCGCTGACCCGGCAGCGTATCGCCATTGAGCTGGCCAGCGATGGCGGCGCCGACCCGTCCCTGATGGCCAGCATCCTGCGCCAGAATGAACGCCTGGAAGCCATGACCGCGCAGATCCTGACCCTGTACCGAGTGGCGGAACAGGGCGGTGACATCGAACGGGAGCCGGTGCCGCCGGTCAAACTGCTGAATCAGGTACTGCGGGATGCTGCCGACTACGCCAAGCACCAGGGCGTGGAGTGCACCCTGGCGGTGGCCGACGAGGCAAGGTCGCTGTCCATCCTTGGCGATGCCGGCCTGTTGCAACGTGCCTTCGACAACATTCTGCAGAACGCGCTCGATCATACCCCGCCGGGCAAGCGGGTTCGGGTTCGCATGGGTGAGACTGGAGGCTGGCTCCGGATTGACCTGGAAGATGAGGGGCCGGGGGTCGCGGCGGAGCATCTGCCGCACCTGTTCGAGCCGTTTTACCGGGCCGACAAGGCCCGCGGCGGCAACGGTTGGGGGCTGGGCCTGGCCATTGCCCGGGACATTGTCAGTGCCCATGACGGCAGGCTGCGCGCAGACAACGCCGACACCGGTGGGTTGCGCATCCGGGTGGAACTACCGGTGTTTACCGGGCCCGGTTTCTGAGTCGGCCGGAGTTTCGTTGGCTTCCGGCTTCAACTGGCACGCCGCCGAAAAATCGATGCCTTCCTGCAGTTCGTCTTCCTCGAAGCGGATACCGCAGGCGGCTTTCCGAAGCCTGGCGGGTTCTGCCGTGCCCGGTTGGGGGCGGTAGTGATTGTCTGACATAGGATCAAGTTGGTCATGAGTAAGGATTATCCCGTGCCCGCAGAATACCTCGAGCGGGAGACGGAAGTGAAGAAAAGCCGGTTCATCGCCCGGGTTGCCCCGGTGGCCTCCCGGGACGAGGTCAAGACCTGGCTGGAGCAGGCCTGGCGCGACCACCCGGACGCCCGCCATGTGTGTTGGGCCTACCAGATCGGGCGCCCGGGTGCGGCCGCCGAGGCCGCCATGAACGACGACGGCGAACCCTCGGGCACGGCCGGCAAGCCCATCCTGAATGTGATCCAGCACAAGGACATGGGCGATGTGCTGGTCATGGTGATCCGCTATTTCGGCGGCATCAAGCTGGGCGCGGGCGGCCTGGTCCGGGCCTATGCCGGCGCCGCCGAGAGCGTGTTGTCGGCGGTGCCCCGGGCGGTCCAGCAACCCATGATGAACGCGACCGTCACCATGAACTTCGCCGACGAGCAGGCGCTCAGGCACTGGTGTAACGTGCACGACGGGGTGGTGGAGTCGGTGGATTATGGCCCGACCGTGAGCGCCCGGGTGTCCATGCCGGAGCACCGGGTTGCGGATTTCACCGCCTTCTGCGACGCCCAGAAGCTGGATTACGGTTTTGACAGGTGAGGAAACCTGCGGGCATCCGGCTACGTGTCCTGGGGGTATACTGAAGCACAACCAACCTGAAAACAGGAGAATGGCCGTATGCGTATGTTCACATTAGCTGTATTTGTCCTGGCCCTGACCGGCTGCGCCAGCAATGTGGTGACCGACTACAACTCGTCGGCGGTGTTTGGTAACTACGCCACCTGGGCCTTTGCCGAGGGTGCCGGTAGCGGCACCGTGGTGTCTTTGGATGGCCGCCGGGTGCAGAGTGCCATCGAGCGGGAAATGAAGCGGGAAGCCCTGCGCAAGGTAGCGGTGGACGAGGCGGACCTTCTTGCCTCGTGGCGGATCGTGGAAGAGGAACGCCTCGAGCAAATCGGTGTGGGCCTTGGTTTTGGCCTGGGACGGGGCAATTTCGGCTGGGGCCTGGCGTCCGCGCCCCCGGTGCGTGAAGTCGAAGAAGGCAAGCTGGTGGTGGAACTGGTTGACACCGAGTTGAACGAGGTGGTCTGGCGGGCCGCCAGCCGTCGCTACCTGAACGAAAACCAATCGCCGGAAAAACGCCGGGAACTGATTGATGAGGTGGTCGCGGAGATGTTTTCCAAGTACCCTCCGGGCTTGGAATAAACGAGACAGATCAATCGACAGGAGTGTAAGCCGGACATGGCGAAGCGATCCGCAGGCGGACTGGTTTTTTCCACCGAACAGGGGCGCATGTGCCCGGGCTGCCGGCAGCCGGTCGCTGACTGCATCTGCGGCCAACCCGCCCGACCGGAAGGCGATGGCATCGTACGGGTGAGCCGCGAGACCAAGGGCCGGAAGGGCAAGGGTGTGACCCTGGTGACCGGCATTCCGCTGGACGACAAGGAGCTGAAGGCCTTTGCCAAGGTCCTGAAGGCCAAGTGCGGCACCGGCGGCACGGTCAAGGATGGGGTGGTCGAGATCCAGGGCGACCAGCGTGACCTGCTGGTACCCCTGCTCGAAGCCAAGGGCTGGACCGTCAAGCGCTCCGGCGGTTGAGTCCTGTCGTCATTGAACTGTAAACCCGAGAATGAATGCCTGAGCCCGACCGACATTGCCCGACGCCGATGCCGGCCCGGCGCTCGCTTTGACCGGAGACACGCATGCACATAGTGGTTTTGGGCGCGGGGGTGGTCGGCACGACCACCGCCTGGTATCTGCAGCGACAGGGGCACCAGGTCACGGTGGTAGACCGGCAGAGCCAGGCCGGGCTGGAAACCAGCTACGCCAACGGCGGGCAGGTGTCGGTGTCCCACGCCGAACCCTGGGCCAACCCCTCGGCCCCGCTGAAAGTGCTCAAATGGCTGTTCCGGGCCGACGCGCCCCTGCTGTTCCGGCCCCGCTGGGACCCGGCGCAGTGGCGCTGGGCCCTGGCCTTTTTGCGTGAATGCACCTCGGCCCGGGCCGCCCACAACATTCGCCAGATGGTCAATCTGGGCACCTACAGCCGGGCCCAGCTGCAGTCGTTGCGCGACGATCTGGGCCTCGAGTACGACGCCCTGACCAAGGGCATTCTGCATTTCTACACCAATCGGGAAGAGTTCGAGGGCGCGCTTGAGCCCACCCGGATCATGCAGGGCCTGGGCTGCGACCGGCAGGTCATCGATGCCGACCGCGCCATCGAGCTGGAGCCTGCGCTGAAGCCG harbors:
- a CDS encoding translation initiation factor Sui1, which codes for MAKRSAGGLVFSTEQGRMCPGCRQPVADCICGQPARPEGDGIVRVSRETKGRKGKGVTLVTGIPLDDKELKAFAKVLKAKCGTGGTVKDGVVEIQGDQRDLLVPLLEAKGWTVKRSGG
- a CDS encoding DUF4136 domain-containing protein gives rise to the protein MRMFTLAVFVLALTGCASNVVTDYNSSAVFGNYATWAFAEGAGSGTVVSLDGRRVQSAIEREMKREALRKVAVDEADLLASWRIVEEERLEQIGVGLGFGLGRGNFGWGLASAPPVREVEEGKLVVELVDTELNEVVWRAASRRYLNENQSPEKRRELIDEVVAEMFSKYPPGLE
- a CDS encoding YigZ family protein; its protein translation is MSKDYPVPAEYLERETEVKKSRFIARVAPVASRDEVKTWLEQAWRDHPDARHVCWAYQIGRPGAAAEAAMNDDGEPSGTAGKPILNVIQHKDMGDVLVMVIRYFGGIKLGAGGLVRAYAGAAESVLSAVPRAVQQPMMNATVTMNFADEQALRHWCNVHDGVVESVDYGPTVSARVSMPEHRVADFTAFCDAQKLDYGFDR
- a CDS encoding HAMP domain-containing sensor histidine kinase — encoded protein: MTRRFMFPLFWRIFLAIWLAMAITLVISNLATRTLLDRERQAIERQVGLQDLAQEAIRIRQQQGRADAWRFLQGEGKRLELHLILIEQEDNARRLPKAVRERLKSDWYPQKPAVIRLADGYRLIAWPRMHGEGWLDPKFFRVIEFGLAFVLISLACWLIARFVSRPLRHMESTAQQIAAGETKLRVSERIATRRDEVGQLATAFNAMTEQLCTLLERQKHLLRDISHDLRTPLTRQRIAIELASDGGADPSLMASILRQNERLEAMTAQILTLYRVAEQGGDIEREPVPPVKLLNQVLRDAADYAKHQGVECTLAVADEARSLSILGDAGLLQRAFDNILQNALDHTPPGKRVRVRMGETGGWLRIDLEDEGPGVAAEHLPHLFEPFYRADKARGGNGWGLGLAIARDIVSAHDGRLRADNADTGGLRIRVELPVFTGPGF
- a CDS encoding response regulator transcription factor — translated: MQNRVLLVEDDDELRELLSRYLTNQGFTVREAATGRDGLALALGQDCDVVVLDIMLPDISGLEVLRELRAETHLPVALLTARGDETDRIVGFEVGADDYIPKPCNPRELVARLQALLRRIAWDQKTEVSATRRYGDLRVEPGQRRIFQDDAPLDLTATEYEVLQVLLAHAGSVVRKTDLMQWALGRRLEAHDRTLDMHISNLRRKLGNDEPPRIETVRGLGYSYRVPV